AAAATGTCTCCTCTAAGCTATGTCAGTACTCCTAAAGTATGAGAATTATGGTCAGTTCAAGAAAGAAGTTATATGTTGGAAGGTATCTTCACTGCAAGGAATTGTGAGGCCACCCATGGGATGATCATAGCCAAACTCTTCCTCAGCTTCACTCAACAAGTCCTGGAATAAAGGTTGGTTCAAGTATGAAACAGGAATCACAAACCGCTTCATTTTCTCTCCAACATAGACTGCAAGATAGCCCTTTGGTGCATCCACCGCTTTTGAAGATGCTTGATTTGCTGCAAATAATGACTTTCTGATACCAGGTAAGCGAAAACCCATTGTAGTATTGATTTGAGAAGAGAATAGTTTTAAGTTTCCTTAGAATTTTGAATGCCTTAGGATGTGAATGATTTGGGTTGCTCTAAAACGCTTGCAGCcatgaatatatatagatagaaagATTTGCAAGAAACCATTAATTGGGTACTTGAATTATTGCTGAAGATGGGATATGAGATGGGAGCGATGGGACCGAATGAGAGACATGGCATGTGGTGTTGTCTTAGAGAACTTTCCAAAGAATTAACGAAACATTATATTGTAGATAATTCAAGTCCCAGCTTCTGCTtctaggaaaaaagaaaatgtaataTGATTTTGTCGACACTAGCTTATTCAGTGTGGTGCGGGCCAGAAGTTTCATTTATGCAAAGTTGATGTAATGTTGCTTGGTATTTGACGTGCAGAAAAATGTGGTTCACGATGCCAGATGATATGATGATGCATTCAATGTTCGTCCTCATCTTATTTCCACTGTTTTGGATCTATGAAGTCCTTTAGGACAGCTCCATATGCCCTTGTCCTTTGCTAAAGTTGTGTAGACGTGTGTAACACCACCTTATCAACCAATGGCCAACTTAAAGCCTCAACTTGTAACTAAACGAGGCGTGCCTAAGTGAATCCTAACTTTTTTTAATGCATTAATTGGTATTCCATACTTTTGAAGACATGCTTTGGACATGTTTTCATCACGTTAGTTATGCTAGAGTACAGGCTGTGAAAATATAGACAGCTGGAAGTAATATCCTGGATGATGAATTATAAGGCAACACATAGCGAAAGATCATAGACCATTATATTTCTAGGGTTTGACATTATACATACTATAACATGTTAGGTAATTCATGAGAAAGTCCTTTAAGGCAACACCATATGCCCCTGTCTCCCTGTCGGTCCCATGGGTTATCTGATTGCCTTCCCCCCTCAATCATACATCTAGCCAACGATTTTTGACAAACTCTTCGTTCTATATATATTCATGGCTGCAAGGATTTAgcacaacaaaaatcatttacatCCTAAAGAATTTGGAGCTCAAAAACTTCCATCTTCTTTACAAGTCTTATTTGACACTCTCTTCATAAGTTTGAACACATACAACAATGGGTTTTCGCTTACCTGGAATCAGGAAGACATCGTTTTCTGCAAACAAATTTGCATCTTCAAAAGTCATGGATGTGCCGAAGGGCTACCTTGCAGTCTATGTTGGAGAGAAAATGAGGCGGTTTGTGATTCCAGTATCATACTTGAACCAACCATTATTCCAGGACTTGTTAAGTCAAGCTGAGGAAGATTTTGGATATCATCATCCAATGGGCGGCCTCACAATTCCTTGCAGTGAAGATGTATTCCAACATATAACTTCTTGCTTGAATTGACAACAAAGCTCACACTAGGAGACTGACATAGATTAATTAAGACATTTTGTACACAATAGGGTGTTGTCAACTTGTAAAGATATTCCTTTCTCGAGAAAGAGGGAAAAGAAACATTATAGAATGACAAAAGTTAcagtatttcttaatttttttgtgtaGTGACAATGAATTCAACTACTCAAGCAAATCCTCTGTGTTTTCTGTTAATTGCTACAATGTTAACTTGACCCTGTCTTGTGTGACATTCTCATTCAGGCAACAGGTTTTAAATTCTGTACAGAATAGAAAATATCATACGCGTGTACAAATTTGGCTCAATTAATCTATCCAGTCTACATTAGCATGAGTTACAGCTTATTCAAGTGATAGGTAACGTTTAGGAACTCATCCTCCTCGCATTGTATTGCTAGACCACCCATTGGATGAACATATCCAAATTGTTCTTCTGCTTCACTAAGTTATTCTTGAAATAATTAAAGGTTGGTTCAAGCATGATACTGGAATCCTGAACCGTCTCATCTTATCTCCAACATAGACTGCAAGATAGCCTTTTGGCAACCCTTGATGAGGTTGCTTGGGACGAAGCCCACCTAATAATACCATGTATGCGGAAACCCATGGTATTCTGTTGCTCCACACAACAAATAATCTCACATATTTCATCAAATAATTGTAAGCTGATCAGCCTAAAATTCCAACCGCTAAAATTTTTACCCATTAGTTCATTGCCCCTGCCCCCTTAATGATTGTCAGTATTAtctactttgattttttttcatatacttTATCTTAACTACTGTAACATGTTACACTGATTCTTGAGAAAGTCCCTAAGACAACACCACATGCCAGTGAAACTGAAAGTCAGAGTCACACGCATCAATAGCTACAGAAACTGGTTGATTGGCCACAACTTTTTGCAGTGCCTTCTCATTGTTGGTAGGAACATCCTCTTACCCAGTAATAGTAGCAGCAGGGTTGGCTTCTTCATTTGCATTGCATTTTCCATCAACACCCTTATAAGGGTAATTGGCATCTTGACTCCATGATTTTGAATGATGAATTTGAAAGCATCATCCATAAGGCCACCCTCACAACCTTGGTCCACACCCTCTGTGTCACAATCAACAAGTTCTTGTTCTGACAAAGAGATCAATTTTCCAGCCGTCAGTGCAAGAATTCCTTCAGTCGAAGCAACATCATAAAACGCCCAACAAAATCCTACAATACAAGGTATATTAGTAGTAAGAGaatcattcaatttaatttgatttggtaAATCAATTATCATGCACTAACCACAATGACCTTGGTCCTTGACAGGTGTAACTGCTCCTTTCTTGTGACTGAGGAACGCATATgtgggtgatttttttttttttttgtaaatacacCTTTCCTCTTCTACTTTTTTCCAATCTCCACTactttgcaatttaattttcaggactttctctctctttcttgttttttttaattaaaaatattataaaatataaatattatattatttaatttttttaattggttttaaattacttatttattaaattaattttataattttgtttttatttttttaaagaaaaaatatatagataaaaaaaattaaaaaattggataaaattagagtataattttttagttactttgtatgtacttttgtagttaaatttatgtgttgttgatatttttttttgttatgtttgttaattaaaagaataagaaaattagttagttgtattaaaataaattaaaaaacacagtaaaaaaaattgatacattATTCTTATACAatagacataaaatttcaaatagtaGTAACtgctatattgaaaatatctttaaaa
Above is a window of Glycine soja cultivar W05 chromosome 12, ASM419377v2, whole genome shotgun sequence DNA encoding:
- the LOC114380208 gene encoding indole-3-acetic acid-induced protein ARG7 codes for the protein MGFRLPGIRKSLFAANQASSKAVDAPKGYLAVYVGEKMKRFVIPVSYLNQPLFQDLLSEAEEEFGYDHPMGGLTIPCSEDTFQHITSFLN
- the LOC114378775 gene encoding senescence-specific cysteine protease SAG39-like; this encodes MAFLASQVTCRTLQDASMYERHEEWMSCYGKVYKDPREREKRFRIFKENMNYIETSKNAAIKPYKLVINQFADLNNEEFIAPKNIFKGMILCRFCWAFYDVASTEGILALTAGKLISLSEQELVDCDTEGVDQGCEGGLMDDAFKFIIQNHGVKMPITLIRVLMENAMQMKKPTLLLLLLVSLACGVVLGTFSRISVTCYSS